The Petrotoga mobilis SJ95 genomic sequence TGTCTTGTAGCAACAATACCAGCACATTTATTGGCAAAATCTGCATATTCAACAAGTTTTTCTAAAGAAATACTTTGAAGATCATCTTTAGAAAAATCTTTTAACTTATACAGAATACCTGCCATAAAAGAATCTCCACAACCTACCGTTTCAACAACTTTTACTTTATAACCTGGAACTTTTCTACTCACACCATCTTTATAAACCAAGGAACCCTCACTTCCTAAAGTTACAAACAAAATAGAACCTTCTTTGATAGAAAGTGTGCTAATAGCTTCTTCAACATCTTTTTTTTCAGTTATATAAAACAAATCATCATCGCTCATCTTCAATATATCAACCTTTTTAATTATACTCTTCACAAGATTGTCGTAACTTTCCCTATTTTTCAACAAAGACTTTCTAACGTTAGGATCAAAAGAGGTCAATAAACCTCGAGAGATAAAATTGTCAAACAATCTAATCAAAGTACTCGATGTAGGTTCATCTATAAGGGCTATAGAACCAAAGTGAAAGATATTAAATTTTTCATAATCCAAATTCTCTACATCTTTTAATTTTAACTGTGTATCCGCTGCATTATCTCGATAAAACTCATACTCAGCCTTTCCTTGGGCATCAACCGCTGCAAAAGCCAAACAAGTTTTCAACCCCTCAGCCGTAAAAGAATAGTCAGTATTCACTCCATTTTCTTTCAAGTATTCAAAAAGAAATTTACCAAATTGATCCTGGGCTATCTTCGTAAAAAAAGAAACATCTGCACCCAATTTTGCAAGTCCTACAGCTACATTAAAAGGAGATCCTCCTGGTCGTTTTTCAAAAAGCTCACTTTCTCCAAGACCTTTGTTTGGAGATTTCGATATAAAATCAAAGAGAATTTCACCAGCACAGAGAATAGCCATATATTGCCTCCTATTCACCAACTATTTTTTCGATCTTTAGATAAATATCTTCGCTAAGCTCCCAACTTCCCGCTTCAATATTTTCCAAAACATGCTTCTCATCTTTTGAACCAGCGATAACTGTCGATACTTGTTTGTGATGTGATAACCAATTTATTGCCATTTGAGACAAGGACCTTCCAATTTTATTGGCTAAAATCTTTAATTCCTCAACTTTTTCTACACTTTTGACAAAAAGCTCCCTATTTTTAAATATTTCATCCATAGCTCTAGGATCCTTCTTCGGTGGTTCATAATCCTTGGAAATCTTTCCTGTCAGCAACCCTTTGGCAAGAGGGCTGTAGGGAATCACCGTTAAATCATACTTATCAACGACTGGAAACAGCTCCTTTTCAACGTCTCTAACCAATAAGTTGTAATAATTTTGTGTGGAAACAATATCCACATACTTTATCAACGTTTCTATTTGTTGCGCACTAAAGTTAGACACACCGATGTATCTAGCTTTTTTGCTATCTAAAATCTGTTGTATCGCCTCTGCAGTTTCTTCTAATGGAGTGTTGGGATCGGGCCAATGAATTTGATATAGATCAACATAATCACATTTTAGTCTTTTCAGTGAATCATCTATTTCTTTCAATACTCTTTCTTTTTTTAAATTATTTCTAATTCTTCCCTTTTGGTCC encodes the following:
- a CDS encoding carbohydrate kinase family protein; the encoded protein is MAILCAGEILFDFISKSPNKGLGESELFEKRPGGSPFNVAVGLAKLGADVSFFTKIAQDQFGKFLFEYLKENGVNTDYSFTAEGLKTCLAFAAVDAQGKAEYEFYRDNAADTQLKLKDVENLDYEKFNIFHFGSIALIDEPTSSTLIRLFDNFISRGLLTSFDPNVRKSLLKNRESYDNLVKSIIKKVDILKMSDDDLFYITEKKDVEEAISTLSIKEGSILFVTLGSEGSLVYKDGVSRKVPGYKVKVVETVGCGDSFMAGILYKLKDFSKDDLQSISLEKLVEYADFANKCAGIVATRQGAASAMPTLSEVSQFEFL
- a CDS encoding aldo/keto reductase; amino-acid sequence: MRFKKFGKTDMSVSVVGYGAWELGGNWGPIEKENGVKILNLAYDNGVNFFDTAPAYGRGQSEEIVGEFLKGKKREDLYIATKCGLEWDQKGRIRNNLKKERVLKEIDDSLKRLKCDYVDLYQIHWPDPNTPLEETAEAIQQILDSKKARYIGVSNFSAQQIETLIKYVDIVSTQNYYNLLVRDVEKELFPVVDKYDLTVIPYSPLAKGLLTGKISKDYEPPKKDPRAMDEIFKNRELFVKSVEKVEELKILANKIGRSLSQMAINWLSHHKQVSTVIAGSKDEKHVLENIEAGSWELSEDIYLKIEKIVGE